In Zunongwangia profunda SM-A87, the following proteins share a genomic window:
- a CDS encoding DUF58 domain-containing protein produces the protein MKLQQEVHQTEGFLNLEILARQIVEGYISGMHKSPFHGFSAEFAEHKIYNQGESTKHIDWKLYAKTDKLYTKRYEEETNLRCHLIIDNSASMHYPSLKKQSLLKLNKIGFSALASACIMNMLKRQRDAVGLSVYSDEFEFYAPERAGERHHHLLLNALENAVNAEGTKKGTQTYTYLHQIAEKLNRRSLVFLFTDMFQSDKEETALFEALRHLKYNKHEVVLFHVLDSEKELGFGFSNTPKRFFDVETGDEIDLYSENIQENYKNAIENYFKNLKLECAKYRISYVPVDINKNFNQILQSYFVERQKLA, from the coding sequence TTGAAACTACAGCAAGAGGTACATCAAACGGAGGGATTTCTAAATCTTGAAATTCTGGCCCGGCAAATTGTAGAAGGCTATATTTCCGGGATGCATAAGAGTCCGTTTCACGGTTTTTCTGCGGAATTTGCTGAGCATAAAATTTACAATCAGGGAGAAAGTACCAAGCATATCGATTGGAAGCTTTATGCCAAGACCGATAAACTGTATACCAAGCGATATGAAGAGGAAACCAATTTAAGATGCCATTTAATCATCGATAATTCGGCTTCCATGCATTACCCTTCCCTTAAGAAACAAAGTCTCTTAAAATTGAATAAAATTGGTTTTTCGGCGCTGGCCTCGGCCTGTATTATGAATATGCTAAAGCGACAGCGCGATGCAGTGGGTTTAAGTGTTTATAGTGACGAATTTGAATTTTATGCACCGGAAAGAGCCGGGGAACGGCATCATCATTTACTACTTAATGCCTTAGAAAATGCGGTAAATGCTGAGGGAACAAAAAAAGGAACGCAGACTTACACTTATCTGCACCAGATTGCAGAGAAATTAAACAGAAGGTCTTTAGTATTTTTATTTACTGATATGTTTCAAAGCGATAAGGAGGAAACAGCACTCTTTGAAGCCTTACGTCATTTAAAATATAATAAGCATGAGGTGGTTTTATTTCATGTTTTAGATAGTGAAAAAGAGTTAGGTTTTGGTTTTTCGAATACCCCAAAACGATTTTTTGATGTAGAAACCGGGGATGAAATCGATTTGTATTCAGAAAATATTCAGGAAAATTATAAAAATGCGATCGAAAATTACTTTAAAAATCTAAAGTTGGAATGTGCAAAGTACCGTATTAGTTATGTTCCCGTAGATATCAACAAAAATTTTAATCAAATTTTGCAATCCTATTTTGTTGAAAGACAAAAGCTTGCTTAA
- a CDS encoding GIY-YIG nuclease family protein has product MIKGYTYILCCNDGSYYTGSTKDLEKRLSEHNNGTGANYTAKRLPVTLLYYEEYSRIDQAFYREKQLQGWSRKKKEALMSGASELLPGLAKKIYIKKNS; this is encoded by the coding sequence ATGATAAAAGGATATACCTATATTTTATGTTGCAATGATGGAAGTTACTATACTGGTAGTACCAAAGATCTTGAAAAAAGATTAAGTGAGCATAATAATGGAACGGGAGCTAATTATACGGCTAAACGGTTACCGGTTACTTTACTTTATTACGAAGAATATAGCAGAATTGATCAGGCATTTTACAGAGAGAAACAACTACAAGGTTGGAGCAGAAAGAAAAAGGAAGCCTTAATGAGTGGAGCAAGCGAATTGTTACCGGGATTAGCAAAAAAGATTTACATAAAGAAAAATAGTTAA
- the trxA gene encoding thioredoxin produces MAIEITDANFEETVLKSDKPVMVDFWAAWCGPCRMVGPVIEELSGEYEGKAVVGKLDVDANQEFAAKYGVRNIPTVLIFQNGEVVGRQVGVAPKNTYADALNELL; encoded by the coding sequence ATGGCTATTGAAATAACAGACGCAAACTTTGAAGAAACAGTTTTAAAAAGTGATAAACCGGTAATGGTAGATTTTTGGGCAGCATGGTGCGGGCCTTGTAGAATGGTAGGACCGGTAATCGAAGAGCTTAGCGGTGAGTATGAAGGAAAAGCAGTGGTAGGAAAACTTGATGTAGATGCCAATCAGGAGTTTGCTGCTAAATACGGAGTTAGAAATATCCCTACCGTACTTATTTTCCAAAACGGAGAAGTAGTAGGACGTCAGGTAGGTGTTGCTCCTAAAAACACATATGCTGATGCTTTAAACGAGCTTTTATAA
- the cas1 gene encoding type II CRISPR-associated endonuclease Cas1: MIKRTLFFGNPAYLSTKNEQLVVNFPEEEKQEKTIPIEDLGFVVLENQQITLTSGLLMKLVQNKTAVITCDKQHLPCSLLQPLVGHTEQTVRYRHQLDASIPLKKQLWQQTVASKISNQAAHLKFLGKYSLKLERWSKEVKSGDTQNHEAIAAAHYFQNLFDIKGFSRNQKGIPPNNLLNYGYAILRAVAARALVASGMLPSIGIFHHNKYNPFSLADDVMEPYRPYVDLMVNQIVNTGANLEELNTNIKSELLTIPAMDVSIDGKKSPLMNAMSRTTNSLYECFYGSSRKILYPEFG; encoded by the coding sequence ATGATTAAACGCACGTTGTTTTTCGGTAATCCGGCTTATTTAAGTACCAAAAATGAGCAATTAGTAGTTAATTTTCCTGAAGAGGAAAAGCAAGAAAAAACAATCCCTATTGAAGATTTGGGCTTTGTAGTATTAGAAAATCAACAAATTACCCTAACCAGTGGTTTGCTAATGAAGCTTGTGCAAAATAAAACGGCCGTCATCACCTGCGATAAACAACACCTGCCCTGCTCTTTGTTACAACCCTTAGTAGGGCATACCGAACAAACAGTGCGCTACCGGCATCAATTGGATGCCAGCATTCCCCTAAAAAAACAATTGTGGCAACAAACAGTAGCTTCAAAAATTAGCAATCAAGCTGCCCATTTAAAGTTTTTAGGCAAATACAGTCTAAAACTGGAACGCTGGAGTAAAGAGGTAAAAAGCGGAGATACCCAAAATCACGAAGCCATTGCTGCTGCCCATTATTTTCAGAATCTTTTCGATATTAAAGGTTTTAGCCGAAATCAAAAAGGCATTCCTCCTAACAATCTATTAAACTATGGTTATGCTATTTTAAGGGCTGTTGCAGCAAGAGCACTGGTAGCTAGCGGTATGCTTCCTTCGATTGGGATTTTTCATCATAACAAATACAATCCGTTTTCTTTAGCTGATGATGTTATGGAACCTTATCGCCCTTACGTAGATCTTATGGTCAATCAGATCGTAAACACCGGAGCAAATCTTGAAGAATTAAATACGAATATTAAATCTGAGCTTTTAACAATACCTGCTATGGATGTGAGTATCGATGGCAAAAAAAGTCCGTTAATGAATGCGATGAGCCGTACTACTAATAGTTTATACGAATGTTTTTATGGAAGTAGCCGGAAAATATTATACCCCGAGTTCGGTTAG
- the cas2 gene encoding CRISPR-associated endonuclease Cas2: MWVLVFFDLPTETRSERKAATRFRKQLLDDGFGMFQFSIYSRFCASRENAAVHIKRTKNNLPKKGKVAVMQITDKQFGMIELFHGQKETLPEIPDQQLELF, encoded by the coding sequence ATGTGGGTTCTTGTTTTTTTTGATCTACCAACTGAAACTCGTAGTGAACGTAAAGCAGCTACACGTTTTAGGAAACAATTATTGGATGATGGCTTTGGGATGTTTCAATTTTCTATTTATTCCAGGTTCTGCGCCAGTCGGGAAAATGCCGCGGTACATATAAAAAGAACAAAAAACAATCTTCCAAAAAAAGGAAAAGTCGCAGTAATGCAGATTACCGATAAACAGTTTGGAATGATAGAACTTTTTCATGGTCAGAAAGAAACTCTTCCAGAGATTCCGGACCAGCAATTAGAACTTTTTTAA
- the cas9 gene encoding type II CRISPR RNA-guided endonuclease Cas9 (Cas9, originally named Csn1, is the large, multifunctional signature protein of type II CRISPR/Cas systems. It is well known even to general audiences because its RNA-guided endonuclease activity has made it a popular tool for custom editing of eukaryotic genomes.): protein MKRILGLDLGTNSIGWALVNEAENEKEISKIIKLGVRVNPLTIDEKTNFEKGRPLSTNADRTLKRGARRNLQRYKLRRENLIEILIDNHIITKETPLTEIGKGTTYQTLSLRAKAVRERIDLEDFAKVLLAINKKRGYKSSRKASNDEEGQAIDGMAIAKELYERGITPGQYVLELLENDRKYIPDFYRSDLKQEFNKIWNNQKTFYPEILTDELFKELDGKNKSQTWAICQKPFNIKGIKRITKGREKTIENYHWRVKGLSGKLNLEKLAIILQEINNDINQSSGYLGGISDKSKKLYLNKETVGEFLYKQIAKNPHTSLKNQVFYRHDYLDEFEQIWKTQSNFNANLTDELKQEIRDVIIFYQRKIKSQKSLISFCQFESWEQEYFDKETGKTKTRTVGRRVIPKSSPLFQEFKIWQNLNHLVFTNSETDEKIEIKEVEQEIRKELFEELNLRGDLNPNDLLKILRSQFKIGKLSNWKCNFEKIEGNRTNAALFNIYQKISDFEGYGIDWNKSNAKKIRKELKATFPEIGIDASILEFDAYKKQLTNQSSYELWHLLYSAEEDFKISEQDKLIYGNSSVSLKKKLHLKFGFNPEYAKMLANLSLMSDYGNLSAKAIKKILPYLEDGHLYSEACRLAGYNHSKSLTAEELEKFEPKAKLDLLKKNSLRNPVVEKILNQMVNVVNQVIDTYGKPDGVRIELARELKKSAKERAEMTKGIADGTRRNEEIKKIITQKFGIPNPTKSDLVRYRLWQELESRGYKDIFTDKYISPDKIFSSEIDIEHIIPKALLFDDSFSNKTLSFRNVNLKKANRTALDFITQDYQSNVEAYKERVETWNKDNHISKGKRNKLLMSLKDIPDGFIERDLRNSQYIARKAKRMLYEVFPNEVLATSGSITDKLRSDWDLINVMKELNLPKYKALGLTEYEERLDKGTEELFKHEVIKDWTKRNDHRHHAMDALAVAFTTHNHIQYINNLNARKDITQDNHPIIKNIENLITEVNSKGKRVFKAPMSSFRESAKEQIEAILVSFKNKNKVVTKNINQTKKEGGFNYQNAKTPRGQLHKETIYGKSKQPLEKPVKINNRFCKKQVGLIINFKEQEAVLHHLKKYDNNEKIAFSNKTLKSDPIQVNGSPLREVKIFEEIFTIRKDINPDNFKTQKHLDKIIDKGIKEVMKKRLEEYNGDFKTAFSDLDKNPIWLNQSKGITIKRATISGVTNAEPLHQAKDHLGNIILDDNGKEIPIDYVSTGNNHHVAIYQDESGNLQEEVVSFYEAVIRKNQDQPIIKKRHPKGWKFLFTMKQNEMFVFSSENFNPSEIDLLDEKNAAIISPNLFRVQKIATKNYMFRHHLETEVTNNLDFTYRHFQATEWLRNLCKVRIDHIGRIVQIGEY, encoded by the coding sequence ATGAAAAGAATTCTTGGATTGGATTTGGGTACGAACTCCATTGGCTGGGCATTGGTAAATGAAGCAGAAAACGAAAAAGAAATTTCAAAAATCATAAAGCTTGGGGTACGCGTTAATCCCTTGACAATTGATGAAAAAACCAATTTTGAAAAAGGTCGCCCGTTATCAACCAATGCAGACCGGACATTAAAACGAGGAGCTCGCCGTAATTTGCAACGCTATAAATTAAGAAGAGAAAATCTTATTGAAATTCTAATAGATAATCACATTATTACTAAAGAGACGCCGCTTACCGAAATAGGAAAAGGCACAACATACCAAACACTCTCTTTAAGAGCTAAGGCTGTAAGAGAGCGAATTGATTTAGAAGATTTTGCAAAAGTCCTTTTAGCCATCAATAAAAAAAGGGGGTATAAAAGTAGTAGAAAGGCTAGTAATGATGAAGAAGGACAAGCAATTGATGGAATGGCAATAGCAAAAGAACTCTACGAGCGAGGTATTACACCAGGACAATACGTTCTTGAATTGCTTGAAAATGATAGAAAATATATCCCGGATTTTTATCGCTCAGATTTAAAACAAGAATTCAATAAGATTTGGAACAATCAAAAAACATTTTACCCTGAAATTTTAACGGATGAATTATTTAAAGAATTAGATGGCAAAAATAAATCTCAAACTTGGGCGATTTGCCAAAAACCTTTTAATATAAAGGGAATCAAGCGTATTACAAAAGGAAGAGAAAAAACTATCGAAAACTATCATTGGAGAGTAAAAGGATTGTCGGGTAAGTTAAATTTAGAAAAACTAGCCATTATCTTACAAGAAATCAACAACGATATAAATCAATCAAGTGGTTATTTAGGGGGTATTTCAGATAAAAGTAAAAAGCTATACCTTAATAAAGAAACTGTAGGAGAATTCCTTTATAAACAAATAGCAAAAAATCCGCACACCTCACTCAAAAATCAGGTTTTCTATCGTCATGACTATTTAGATGAATTTGAACAAATTTGGAAAACCCAATCAAATTTCAATGCCAATTTAACAGATGAATTAAAACAAGAAATAAGAGATGTTATTATTTTCTATCAACGCAAAATAAAATCTCAAAAATCACTGATAAGCTTCTGCCAGTTTGAAAGTTGGGAACAAGAATATTTTGATAAAGAAACAGGGAAAACTAAAACAAGAACCGTGGGTAGACGTGTTATCCCTAAATCTTCACCCCTATTTCAAGAATTCAAGATATGGCAGAATCTAAATCATTTAGTATTTACAAATAGTGAAACCGATGAAAAGATTGAAATTAAAGAAGTGGAACAAGAAATACGAAAAGAACTTTTCGAGGAACTGAATCTACGGGGAGACTTAAACCCAAATGATCTCCTTAAAATCTTAAGATCTCAATTCAAAATTGGTAAGCTAAGTAATTGGAAATGCAATTTTGAAAAGATTGAAGGGAATAGAACAAATGCGGCACTTTTCAATATCTATCAAAAAATATCAGATTTTGAAGGCTATGGAATTGATTGGAATAAATCAAACGCAAAAAAAATTAGAAAGGAATTAAAAGCTACTTTTCCCGAAATAGGAATAGATGCTTCTATTTTAGAATTTGATGCTTACAAAAAACAACTTACCAACCAATCCAGCTATGAATTGTGGCATTTATTATATTCGGCTGAAGAAGATTTTAAAATTTCCGAACAGGATAAATTAATATACGGAAATTCTAGTGTTTCATTAAAGAAAAAGCTTCACCTAAAGTTTGGCTTCAATCCAGAATATGCAAAAATGCTGGCTAATTTATCTCTGATGTCGGACTACGGAAACTTATCTGCTAAGGCCATTAAAAAAATTCTCCCTTATTTAGAAGATGGTCATCTATATTCTGAAGCTTGTAGGTTAGCCGGTTATAATCATTCTAAAAGTTTGACAGCAGAAGAGTTAGAAAAATTTGAGCCAAAAGCTAAACTCGATTTACTTAAAAAGAATAGTCTTCGCAATCCTGTTGTCGAGAAAATTTTAAACCAAATGGTGAACGTCGTAAATCAAGTTATTGATACCTATGGAAAACCAGATGGCGTTAGGATAGAATTAGCTAGAGAATTGAAAAAATCAGCAAAAGAAAGAGCTGAAATGACTAAAGGGATTGCAGATGGTACTAGAAGAAATGAGGAAATCAAAAAGATCATAACTCAAAAATTTGGAATCCCAAATCCTACGAAGTCAGATTTAGTACGTTATCGACTATGGCAGGAACTAGAATCTAGAGGGTATAAAGACATATTTACCGACAAATATATAAGCCCAGATAAAATATTTTCAAGCGAAATAGATATAGAGCATATCATTCCAAAAGCATTGCTTTTTGATGACTCATTTTCAAATAAAACATTATCCTTTAGGAATGTTAACCTAAAAAAAGCAAACCGTACTGCTTTAGACTTTATCACACAAGATTATCAGTCAAATGTAGAAGCATACAAAGAACGTGTGGAAACTTGGAATAAGGATAACCATATTTCAAAAGGCAAGAGAAATAAACTACTAATGTCTCTCAAAGATATTCCTGATGGATTTATAGAGCGTGATCTAAGAAATAGCCAATATATAGCCCGCAAAGCGAAAAGGATGCTTTATGAAGTATTCCCAAATGAAGTTTTAGCTACTTCTGGAAGTATTACCGATAAGTTAAGAAGTGACTGGGATTTAATCAATGTAATGAAAGAGTTGAACCTGCCCAAATATAAAGCACTGGGGTTAACGGAATATGAAGAACGGCTTGATAAGGGAACGGAAGAACTATTTAAACACGAAGTAATAAAAGATTGGACAAAACGTAATGACCACAGGCATCACGCTATGGATGCATTAGCAGTTGCTTTCACCACACATAATCATATTCAATATATAAATAACCTCAATGCCAGAAAGGATATTACTCAGGACAATCATCCTATTATAAAAAATATTGAAAATCTTATTACAGAGGTAAATTCAAAAGGAAAACGTGTTTTCAAAGCACCTATGAGTAGTTTTCGTGAAAGCGCAAAAGAACAAATTGAAGCTATACTAGTAAGTTTTAAAAATAAAAATAAGGTTGTAACTAAAAATATAAACCAAACTAAAAAAGAAGGAGGATTTAATTACCAAAATGCCAAAACTCCCAGAGGTCAATTGCACAAAGAGACCATATATGGAAAGTCAAAACAACCACTAGAAAAACCTGTAAAAATAAATAATAGGTTTTGCAAGAAGCAGGTAGGTTTAATAATTAATTTTAAAGAGCAAGAAGCTGTATTGCACCACCTTAAAAAATACGATAATAACGAAAAAATAGCCTTTAGCAATAAAACCCTTAAAAGTGATCCTATCCAAGTTAATGGAAGTCCTCTTAGAGAAGTGAAGATTTTTGAAGAGATCTTCACGATTCGTAAAGATATAAATCCAGATAATTTTAAAACTCAAAAACATCTAGATAAAATTATTGATAAAGGCATTAAAGAGGTAATGAAGAAGCGTTTAGAAGAATACAATGGTGACTTTAAAACAGCTTTTTCAGATTTAGATAAAAATCCTATTTGGTTAAATCAATCTAAAGGCATAACCATCAAAAGAGCTACAATTTCAGGAGTTACCAATGCAGAACCTTTACATCAAGCCAAAGATCATTTAGGAAATATAATTTTGGACGATAACGGAAAAGAAATTCCTATTGATTATGTAAGTACAGGTAATAATCATCATGTAGCCATTTATCAAGATGAGAGTGGTAATCTTCAAGAAGAAGTAGTTTCTTTTTATGAGGCTGTTATACGTAAAAATCAAGACCAGCCAATTATAAAAAAACGGCATCCAAAAGGGTGGAAATTTTTGTTCACGATGAAGCAAAACGAAATGTTTGTTTTTTCTTCAGAAAATTTTAATCCGAGTGAGATTGATCTATTGGATGAAAAAAATGCTGCTATTATAAGCCCTAACTTATTTAGGGTTCAAAAAATTGCAACAAAAAATTATATGTTTAGGCATCACCTAGAAACAGAGGTCACCAATAATTTAGATTTTACGTATAGACATTTCCAAGCAACCGAATGGCTAAGAAATTTGTGTAAAGTTAGAATAGATCATATTGGCAGAATTGTACAAATAGGAGAATATTAA
- a CDS encoding transposase yields the protein MEKGKQRRVFSVELKLDLVKKIEQGDLRGLDVTNVYGVSRTAVYKWLRKYSDLYRSETRVIVEQKSMSKKNKELQDQIKKLEQALGQKQMRIDYLEKVVEFASERSGEDIEKKNKRLS from the coding sequence ATGGAAAAAGGTAAACAACGCCGGGTTTTTAGTGTTGAGCTAAAACTTGATTTAGTGAAAAAAATCGAACAGGGTGACCTCCGGGGTTTGGATGTCACCAATGTTTACGGAGTGAGTCGTACCGCCGTTTACAAATGGCTCAGAAAATATTCCGATCTTTACCGCAGCGAAACCAGGGTTATAGTGGAACAAAAAAGTATGAGCAAAAAGAACAAAGAACTGCAAGATCAGATCAAGAAACTTGAGCAAGCCCTTGGTCAGAAACAGATGCGAATTGATTACCTGGAGAAGGTCGTTGAATTTGCTTCGGAACGTTCTGGGGAGGATATCGAAAAAAAGAACAAACGGCTGTCCTAG
- a CDS encoding IS3 family transposase, which produces MNKSSFNGSMTALYNMLGITKQAHYKRVKQQAHLSGIAQEVIASAQEIRKKHRNMGCRKLYDQIKPERIGRDRFEAILLANGFRVARIKSHHRTTYAGKRWYPNLISGTTIKKENRLLVSDITYISVYIGCHYYLTLVLDVYSRMITGWSLSANMTTEDTVVPAFKMAVAGLDNQERKKLIFHSDRGSQYGSDKMEQLHKHYSTTPSMGGKAWENAHAESINGILKNEYINFENMNISLKQAQKLVEEAIYLYNFERPHGSLKNRKPQEFLNFVQRLATEQRPVFKINY; this is translated from the coding sequence ATGAACAAGTCAAGTTTTAATGGTTCCATGACAGCATTATATAACATGCTAGGGATAACCAAGCAGGCTCACTATAAGCGGGTTAAACAACAGGCTCACTTGTCAGGGATTGCTCAGGAAGTAATTGCATCTGCTCAAGAAATCCGTAAGAAACATAGGAATATGGGGTGTCGCAAGCTTTATGATCAGATCAAGCCCGAGAGGATAGGCAGGGATAGGTTTGAAGCAATCCTTCTCGCCAATGGATTTAGGGTAGCACGTATAAAAAGCCATCACCGTACGACCTATGCAGGTAAGCGGTGGTATCCAAACCTGATAAGTGGCACTACAATAAAGAAAGAAAACAGGCTCTTGGTGAGTGACATAACTTATATATCGGTTTATATAGGATGCCATTACTATCTTACCCTGGTGCTAGATGTTTATAGCCGAATGATTACAGGATGGAGCTTATCGGCCAACATGACCACAGAGGACACCGTTGTTCCAGCCTTTAAGATGGCTGTAGCAGGTCTAGACAATCAAGAACGCAAAAAACTTATTTTTCATTCAGACAGGGGCAGCCAGTATGGTTCAGACAAAATGGAACAACTCCATAAGCACTATTCAACCACCCCTAGCATGGGAGGGAAAGCCTGGGAGAATGCCCATGCAGAGTCTATAAATGGGATACTTAAGAATGAGTATATCAATTTCGAAAATATGAATATATCACTTAAACAAGCTCAAAAGTTGGTAGAAGAGGCCATTTATTTATATAATTTTGAGCGGCCACATGGTTCACTGAAAAATAGGAAACCACAAGAATTTTTAAACTTTGTTCAGCGCTTAGCTACTGAACAAAGACCAGTATTTAAAATAAATTATTAA